The genomic segment TAGCCATGTATGCGGGAAACCTCGCGCCGATTTTAGTTGTTACCGGAATTTTAAATATTCCGCCGCATATTAAGGTATCTCTGCTGCAGAATGCGATGTTTGCAGCAGGGGCCATTACTTTTATACAGTTGCATCCGATTTGGAAAATCGGTTCAGGATTACCGACGGTTATGGGTACCGGTTCCGCATTTATTCCCGTTGTCATCGGAGTCGGCGGCCAATTTGCTGCGAAAGGCGGTAATTGGATGAGCGGTTATGCCGCCATCCTCGGAGCCACATTGGTCGGCGGATTTATGGAATTCATGCTCGGATTTATTGTTAAGCCGCTCCATAAATTTTTACCGCATGTCGTAACCGGAACTGTTGTAACAACCTTGGGAATTTCACTTATTCCGGTCGGTATCCGGTTTGTAGGCGGCGGCGTCGATATTGAACAGACCGCGGCCTATGGTAGAAACAATCGGCGATAATACTGGCATTGCCGTAGGCGGACTTGGAAGAGATATAACCGAGAAAGAATTAGAAGGGGCGGTTCATGCAGACGGAGTCGGCAGTATGATCGCAGCCTTTTTCGGTGTTTTACCGACGACTTCATTCAGCCAGAATGTCGGGCTTATCGGTATGACGAAAGTGGTCAACCGCTTTACAATCGGAATGGGTGCAGGTTTTCTAGTACTGTGCAGTTTCTTTCCTAAACTTGGAGCAATCGTATCAACCATTCCTAATCCGGTATTGGGTGGCGGTATGTTGCTGATGTTCAGTATGATTACCATAAGCGGTTTAAATCTGATATACCAAAATGGAAAGATAACGGAACGCGATATCATCATTATTGCAGCATCGCTGGGCATTGCATTCGGCCTCAGTCACGTACCTCATGTTATGCAGCATTTACCGAATTGGTTCCAAAATATTTTTAAACAGGCGATAGTCGGAGCTTTTATTACCTCGATTCTATTAAACATTGTGCTACCCAAAGAGAAAGAAGGCGTATAAAACTTTGCAACGGATTACTACAAAGCGGATATTCTTTGTTACCGGCGAACGGGGCTGCGGAAAATCTACGTTTCTTGCAGCCCTTATGCAAAAATATGCTCTCCAGCCATCAGGCTTTATTACAAAAAGAGAAGCGCCGCCGGAGAGTGCAGTGTATATGCATCAGGTTGTCGCCGGTACCGCAAGATACCGGTATACAACCGGCAACAAAGTCGGAATATGTCCCCAGCAAAAACCGGTCGGTTTTGCTCCGATATTTGATATATTCGGGGTTATGTGTTTGAAGCAAGCGGAGGAGTCGGTGCTTGCTTCGCTTAACAGCGGCTGTTCCGGCATGGGTCGCACCGAAACAGCTCCGCAGCAAGTCTCCTTTCCGGTAATCTTAATGGATGAACTCGGCTTTATGGAAGCGGAGGCGGAGCACTTTTTCCGCACGGTGTGTGCGTTGTTTTCCAACCCCCGGTATTATATCATCGGCGCCGTTAAGCCGCGCGGAACACGTTTTTTGCCGGTCTTGGAACAAATGCCGGAAGCGGCGGTATTCCATCTAACGCTGCAAAACAGGGATGAACTCTACGCGCAGCTTGAGCGGGCGCAAAACTTTCCGGCCTTTTTACATACCGTAGGCGAAAGACAGTGAAGAATCCCCTGTGCACTGCAGAGCTTCCCACCGCAATCATCCTTGCAGGCGGGCTTTCGACGCGGATGGGCTGCTGCAAACAGCTGCGCCCGCTGTGCGGAAAGCCCCTAATCCGATATGTACTTGAAACACTGCTTGAAGCCGGTCTTACCCATTTAGTCATTACGGTCAATGCCGAAACGCAGCAGCCGATCGAAGCGATAATAGACCAGCTGCGGCAAAAACACCCCGTATCGGACAGCTCTCTACAGGGGGCTGCCGCCGAAGCGGGTATATCCCAGCCTGTCCGCACCTCCAATTCATTCCGCGCATTTCCCCCATTCCGCTGCGATATTGTCCTTAATCCCGAACCGGAGCGAGGGCAAGGATATTCGGCGGCGCTTGCGGTACGAGCCGCTTGTGCCCGTCAGCCGGAACTCCTTACCGCAAACACGGCTTGTACCGGCAGCCCGAGCGGCTTCTTATTCTGCACCGCCGACCAGCCTTTTTTGCAGGCAACCAGCGTCCGCGAACTCTGTTCCGTATTCCACAGCAATCCCGGGTACATCGTCTCCGCTGCCTTTAACGGCAAACACCGTTCTCCGGTCATCTTTCCGGCCGCATTGGCCGGTGAGCTCAGCCGTTTAGACGGAAACATCGGCGGCAGAACCGTCATGAACGCTCACCCCGATCTGATACTGTACGTCCCACTCCATTCCGAGATGGAAGCATTCGATATCGACACGCCGGAAGACTTTAAACGGGCGGAAAGCGAATATAATTATGAATTATGAATTAGCGCTGCGGCGGCTCGATTATTTAACCCTATAGTGTTTCCAGATTCGGACAATCAGCTTTTCGGCGATAATCAGAAAGAGGCCGAGCACAAAAGGCAGGCCGATCAAAAGCGCCGGATGTTCCATACCGATCTGCGCGGCTGCGATGGTGTTTTCAAGATAGACGAACAGCAGCGCGGCGCAGGTTGTCCCGATAACGGAACGGCCGCCTGCATACGCAAGTACAAGGGCAATCCATCCCTTGCCGGCGCTTTGGTTGGGAACAAAGGCTCCCAGCTGCAGGGACAACAGGCAGCCTGCAAGCGCTGCCGCCGCCCCGGACATTCCCATTGCCGCTATCTTTAACCGTGCGGTATGCACCCCTATCGAATCTAAAAATGCAGAATCCTTTCCCAGTATCTTTATCCGTAAGCCTGTTTTGGTATAGCGGCAAAAGAGGGCAAGTCCGAGGCTCGTTAAAACGGCAAGCGCCGCGCTTACCGTTTTAACCGACTGCGGCTGAAGCAGCAGTTCGGGCGGCAGCGCTACGATACTCCGGTTGCCGAAAAGCCGTGTGCTGAGTACGGAAACAAAGCCCGCGGCAGTTAGGTTGACCGCAAGCCCGAGTATGTAGATATTTGCCTTCCGGTAAACGGTAAGATAGGTAATAAATATACTTAACCCTGCACCCAGCACGAGTGAAACGGCAATACCGGGAATAAGACCGCCGAAGCTTTCTGCAAGCAGGATACCGCCGATTCCCGTAAAGGCGCTTAACAGCATCAGCCCTTCTATTCCGACATTTAACAAGCCAATATATTCCGAAACAAGGGCGGCGCAGGCGGCAATTAAGAGCGGAGCTGCTTGGGCAATCAAGGTAATCGATGCGGTTATCATAATGTCTGCCCCCTTCGTTTTTGCCGGAAAAAATCGACCGTTATCAGTATGAATGCGATCCCCTGTACAATCGAAGAAAGATCAAAAGAGATGCTCGTCTGGAGCATTGCAGCCTTGCCGCCCGCTTCCATCCATGCAAAAAACAGCGCGCCGAATACCGCTCCTAACGGATGGTTACGCCCGATAAGCGCCGCGGAAATTCCGCTCCAGCCGAGCCCGGATGTAATGCCCGCATAGACATAGTGCCGCGAGCCGTACACGCTGAATGCGCCCGCAAGTCCGTGGCACGCTGCGCCGAAAGTCAGCGCCAAGACGGAAATCAGCCCTACCTTAATGCCTTGAGATTGTGCAAAGGCGCGGTTGGTGCCGGTCAATCCCAGTTCGTAGCCGTAGCGGGTACGTTTGAACATCCCGTAAAGCAGCGCCGTTATGATCACGGTGAAAAAGATACTGCTATTCAGAGTCGAAGGTTTCCAAAAAGAGGTGAAAAACCAGCTTTCGGTTGTATACGGGGTTGCCATCAAATTACTGGCGGAATCCCGAAATATATCGTTGACGCCGTAGTCGATAAGCGGCAGCAGTGCGCACGATAAAAGGTAGGTGCTGATCAGTTCGGTAATACCGAGAAATTGTTTAAGGCAGGCGGAGATAAAGCCTAAAAGGCCGGAGCAAAGTGCTGCGAGTATACAGCCGGCGATAAGACCGAACGGTTGCGGAAATTGAGGCGTCATCAGTGCAAATTCCACCGCGATAAATGACGCGAGATAGGCTTGGCCTTCTCCGCCGAGGTTAAAAAAGCCTGCCTTTGCCGGAAGGATAAAGCCCATCGCACAGAGCAAAATAAGAGAGGCTCGATCGAGCATATTGCCCAAATAAAATGTGTCGGTAAAAGGGTCGATAAAAAACGAGGCGAGTGTTTCCAGCGGTTCTTCGCTCTGCGCCGCCAGACAGATTGCCGCCGCCGCTACGCTTGCCGTTACCGAAATAACACTGTTTAAAAGCGGAGCGGCTTTTTTTATCGCGTGTTTTTGAATGCCGTTATTCATCTTTACCTGCCTGCATCATAGCCGCAATAATTGCCGCGCGGTTATATGCGGGGCGTTCCATAAAGCGGGTTAGAACGCCGCGGTATAATACATGGATACAGTCGCAGGTTTCAAGCGCGGCATCCACATCGGAAGTCAACACGATAACCGCTGCCCCTGCTGCGGCAAGACTGCGGAGCCGCTGCAAAAGTGCAAGCTGCACCTTCCGGTCTAATCCCCAATAAGGTTCGGCACAGATAACCAGCTGCGGCGGCGGATTGTCGAGCTCGCGGCTGAAAATCAGCTTTTGGATCATGCCGCCCGATAAGCTTAGCACCGAATCTTTCCATGAGCGGGGAATATCGAATGAGCAATGACGCTTCCATGCTTCCGCCGCTTTGGGGGAATAAATGCCGCAGCGGTACAGCGATGCGCGGGCGCGGACATAGAGGTTTTCCGCAATGCTGTGCCCGCCGGCGATGCCGTTTCTCATCCGTTTGCTGGGAATGTAGGCATAAGTTTCGCGCGGTATGCGTGTAATGGGCAGACCGTCAAACCGGATAGTTCCCTTGTCGGGCTTAAGCGTATTGACCAGCAAATACTCCAAAAGTTCCAGCCCCTGTTTTTTTATCCCGACTACGCCGGTTATCTTCCCATGCGGGACGTCGATTGAAAAGTCGGAAAAGCGGACACCCCTGCTGCTGACGGCGGCAACATGGGAAACGGTTAACCCTGCCGCTTTTTCAGATTGTAACGTATCTTGCGGCGATAGTGCGTCCGGCTGCGTCAACAGTGCGGCAGGGGCTTGCTGAACCGGCTCGATACCCTGTTGCTCTGCGGCTTCTTCCCATTCGGTCTGCTCGGAACCGAAGATTTCCTGCAGCAGAAGATGAGCGTTTACGGTAGAATCGATCGGACTATCCCATACCGTCTTACCGTTCCGCAAAATATGCACCGTGTCCATAAAGTTCAGCACTTCTTGGATGCGGTGCGTTACCACGATAATACACGCGTCCCTATCTGCGCAGCTGCGGAGAATTCCGTACAGCCGGGTAATTTCCTGCGGGCTGAAAGAGGCGGACGGTTCGTCCAAAAAGAATACCGAAGGATTTTTGAGTAACGCTTCGCCGATTGCCGCCCAGTGCAGCTGCGCAGTATCGAGCGTTTCCGCTTTTTGCGTCAGCGGCAGCGTAATGCCGTAACGGGAGAGCGCCGCAGCGATTGCATTTTGAGTTTTTTGCGGCGAAAGCAAGCCGGAGGAGATGCCTTTCGCGGTATGCAGTCCGATTGCAAGGTTTTCCCATACCGTAAGCTCCGCCGAAAGCTGAGGATGCTGCGGCACCAGTACAATTCCTTGTACAATGCCGTCCGCAACGGAGTGCAGGTTAAGCGGTGTTCCGTTGTAAAGAATGCGGCCGCTATCCTGCCGTAAATTGCCGGTGCAAAGGCGGGCAAGCGTTGATTTTCCGGCACCGTTTTCGCCTAACAGGGCGTGTATCTTGCCTGCTTCAAACCGAATGCTTACTCCGTCTACGGCGGTAATACCGTTTTCCGGAAACGTAAATCTCAGGTTTTCCGTTGAAAACACAAATACTTCCTATTTGTCGGATAAGGCCGTTTTCCCGCTTTTAATATCATCTATCAGCTGCTTTACTTTTTGAATGGCCGTTTGAGGAACTGCGGAAGGTACGCCTTCAAAGGCAAAGCCGACAGCGTCGTCTTTTATGCCGAGTTCTACCGGTTTACCGAATTCCAAGCGCCCTTCTACAAAGGCGATGACCGAGTCGGTGCACGCTGTTTTTTGGCTAACTTCCGTTGAACCGACTACGATATCTTTTCCATAAGAATAACCCGGCCGGTCAAACCACATCACATACGCGCCGTTTTCGCGGGCAGCAGCCACAACACCGGCATTTCCGCCGCCGCAGATCGTTAAGATAACATCGGCGTTATTTTTAATCATCGAAACGGCAAGCTCCGATGCTTTTGCGGCGTCGTACCAATTGCCGAGTACGCGGAAATCCAGTTCAAAATTCTTATTAACGGCTTTTGCCCCGTCCAAATAACCTTTCCGTATTTTATCGTTCATCACCGGATATTCCTGACCGGCAAGCAGTCCGATCTTATACGCAGCGTTTGCGTTTTTCATAGTGCTCGTGCTGATAAGTGCGGCATAATAACCGTTAAGGTAGCCTTGTTCGTAATGGTTAAAGCCGACTGTTTTTATTTGAGCGTTTCCGGCAAGATATCCGTCCAGCAGCAGGAATTTTTGCTGCGGGGCAAACTGCAGCACTTTTTCCGCAATCGCAGGCAGCGAAGGGTTTGAGCTGATAATTAAATCATACTTTTTGCTGATGGCCAGCGCCGTCAATCCGTTTTGCCATTCACCCTGATTGACTCCGCCTTCCACTACCTTGACGGTAATCGGCTGCCCTTTTTTATCCAGCTGCGCCTTCGCTTCCTGTACGCCTTCTACGAGCAATTCATACGTCGGATTCCCCTTGACAATTCCGGGTACAAAAACCGCAACGGAAACAGCCTTTGTTTTTGCAAAAAGAGGCGCCCCTGCAATTAAGGCGAGACTACAAATCAGCATGATTATTTTTTGTTTTAGCGTCATGTTACACTCCTATAAAAACTTTTGCAGGAAACATAAGTTTCCGAAAAAGTTTTTAGTCGTGCGCGCATTACGCGCACACGTAAATAATCAAGTTTGCGTAAGCAAACTTGAGATAAAAAGCTCCGACGCTATTTTAGGCGGAGCTTTTTATCGTAGCTCCTTACTGTATTAACTATAGCTAATTATAAATAAAGCGATTAAAAATGGTAAAATTGTTAATCGATAGGCACATACCGTACCTTATTTCTCTATTCTTGTCTAGGATTTTTATGAAGCAACGAAGTAGATGCCCCGTATATTTTCAAAAGAGGATTTCAAATGAAGGGAGACCTTGATACTGCGCCGCAGTAACGGTAAAGTTTGAAATATACGCACGCGGATGGGTATGCTGCACCGCGTCGAAAAAGTCATACAATGCGGAACCTTCTCCTTCCGCAAATATTTCCACCGAATAGTCGGGACAGTTCCGCACCCAGCCGGTGATGCCGAATTCCCGTGCAACCTGTACCGTCCAATAACGGAATCCTACGCCCTGTACCCGTCCTTCTACAAAGGCACGGGCTGCCTTCCGTCCGGTATTCGGCGATGTCTCTTTACGCATGTGCAAAACCCAGCGCTTCCGCCGCATCGAGTACGGAAATTCCGAGTTCTTCCGCATACTCGATACCGTTTTGCACTCCTGCCAAAACTTGTTCTATTTGATGTGCATCGGCATTGCAGATAATGCGGGCATCCTTTTGCGCAGCCCGCTTCCAAAATGCCGCCACGGGATATTGATAGTCTTCTCCGTAGTCCCGCTGCACTTTCGATTTAATCAGCCCGTAGCCGTTTATCTCCAGCGGCATTCCCAAATCATTTGCCGCGTCTATCAGCGCATCCGCACAGGCAAGGCAGTCTGCATCGATAGAGTGTATCCCGCTTAAAAATAAATCGGGATGCGCTAAAAACTTATAGATCCCCGACTTCATTCCTTCAATCGTAAAATCGATATAGGTACGCAGCAGACGTTTTTCCGTAACAGACGCTATGTACTTAAATTCGCCGTTCAGCGGGAACCAGTGGGAACCGAACACCAGATAGTCGGCTCCGTAGCGGCCGAGCAGTTCATCTTTAAACCAGCTGCGGTGCCGCGGAGACCATTCA from the Treponema vincentii F0403 genome contains:
- a CDS encoding ABC transporter permease; translated protein: MNNGIQKHAIKKAAPLLNSVISVTASVAAAAICLAAQSEEPLETLASFFIDPFTDTFYLGNMLDRASLILLCAMGFILPAKAGFFNLGGEGQAYLASFIAVEFALMTPQFPQPFGLIAGCILAALCSGLLGFISACLKQFLGITELISTYLLSCALLPLIDYGVNDIFRDSASNLMATPYTTESWFFTSFWKPSTLNSSIFFTVIITALLYGMFKRTRYGYELGLTGTNRAFAQSQGIKVGLISVLALTFGAACHGLAGAFSVYGSRHYVYAGITSGLGWSGISAALIGRNHPLGAVFGALFFAWMEAGGKAAMLQTSISFDLSSIVQGIAFILITVDFFRQKRRGQTL
- a CDS encoding ABC transporter permease subunit, whose product is MITASITLIAQAAPLLIAACAALVSEYIGLLNVGIEGLMLLSAFTGIGGILLAESFGGLIPGIAVSLVLGAGLSIFITYLTVYRKANIYILGLAVNLTAAGFVSVLSTRLFGNRSIVALPPELLLQPQSVKTVSAALAVLTSLGLALFCRYTKTGLRIKILGKDSAFLDSIGVHTARLKIAAMGMSGAAAALAGCLLSLQLGAFVPNQSAGKGWIALVLAYAGGRSVIGTTCAALLFVYLENTIAAAQIGMEHPALLIGLPFVLGLFLIIAEKLIVRIWKHYRVK
- a CDS encoding ATP-binding cassette domain-containing protein; this translates as MFSTENLRFTFPENGITAVDGVSIRFEAGKIHALLGENGAGKSTLARLCTGNLRQDSGRILYNGTPLNLHSVADGIVQGIVLVPQHPQLSAELTVWENLAIGLHTAKGISSGLLSPQKTQNAIAAALSRYGITLPLTQKAETLDTAQLHWAAIGEALLKNPSVFFLDEPSASFSPQEITRLYGILRSCADRDACIIVVTHRIQEVLNFMDTVHILRNGKTVWDSPIDSTVNAHLLLQEIFGSEQTEWEEAAEQQGIEPVQQAPAALLTQPDALSPQDTLQSEKAAGLTVSHVAAVSSRGVRFSDFSIDVPHGKITGVVGIKKQGLELLEYLLVNTLKPDKGTIRFDGLPITRIPRETYAYIPSKRMRNGIAGGHSIAENLYVRARASLYRCGIYSPKAAEAWKRHCSFDIPRSWKDSVLSLSGGMIQKLIFSRELDNPPPQLVICAEPYWGLDRKVQLALLQRLRSLAAAGAAVIVLTSDVDAALETCDCIHVLYRGVLTRFMERPAYNRAAIIAAMMQAGKDE
- a CDS encoding BMP family ABC transporter substrate-binding protein, whose product is MTLKQKIIMLICSLALIAGAPLFAKTKAVSVAVFVPGIVKGNPTYELLVEGVQEAKAQLDKKGQPITVKVVEGGVNQGEWQNGLTALAISKKYDLIISSNPSLPAIAEKVLQFAPQQKFLLLDGYLAGNAQIKTVGFNHYEQGYLNGYYAALISTSTMKNANAAYKIGLLAGQEYPVMNDKIRKGYLDGAKAVNKNFELDFRVLGNWYDAAKASELAVSMIKNNADVILTICGGGNAGVVAAARENGAYVMWFDRPGYSYGKDIVVGSTEVSQKTACTDSVIAFVEGRLEFGKPVELGIKDDAVGFAFEGVPSAVPQTAIQKVKQLIDDIKSGKTALSDK
- a CDS encoding nucleotidyltransferase family protein, with amino-acid sequence MKNPLCTAELPTAIILAGGLSTRMGCCKQLRPLCGKPLIRYVLETLLEAGLTHLVITVNAETQQPIEAIIDQLRQKHPVSDSSLQGAAAEAGISQPVRTSNSFRAFPPFRCDIVLNPEPERGQGYSAALAVRAACARQPELLTANTACTGSPSGFLFCTADQPFLQATSVRELCSVFHSNPGYIVSAAFNGKHRSPVIFPAALAGELSRLDGNIGGRTVMNAHPDLILYVPLHSEMEAFDIDTPEDFKRAESEYNYEL
- a CDS encoding nucleoside-triphosphatase, with translation MQRITTKRIFFVTGERGCGKSTFLAALMQKYALQPSGFITKREAPPESAVYMHQVVAGTARYRYTTGNKVGICPQQKPVGFAPIFDIFGVMCLKQAEESVLASLNSGCSGMGRTETAPQQVSFPVILMDELGFMEAEAEHFFRTVCALFSNPRYYIIGAVKPRGTRFLPVLEQMPEAAVFHLTLQNRDELYAQLERAQNFPAFLHTVGERQ
- a CDS encoding PHP domain-containing protein produces the protein MLSNFHTHTYLCKHAEGTPLHYVRQAAAGGCSALGFSDHCPYPNDDIWLYCRMSAADIPLYKRLVEEAKKEADFPVYFGFECEWSPRHRSWFKDELLGRYGADYLVFGSHWFPLNGEFKYIASVTEKRLLRTYIDFTIEGMKSGIYKFLAHPDLFLSGIHSIDADCLACADALIDAANDLGMPLEINGYGLIKSKVQRDYGEDYQYPVAAFWKRAAQKDARIICNADAHQIEQVLAGVQNGIEYAEELGISVLDAAEALGFAHA
- a CDS encoding acylphosphatase is translated as MRKETSPNTGRKAARAFVEGRVQGVGFRYWTVQVAREFGITGWVRNCPDYSVEIFAEGEGSALYDFFDAVQHTHPRAYISNFTVTAAQYQGLPSFEILF
- a CDS encoding solute carrier family 23 protein; amino-acid sequence: MNRPRPMVETIGDNTGIAVGGLGRDITEKELEGAVHADGVGSMIAAFFGVLPTTSFSQNVGLIGMTKVVNRFTIGMGAGFLVLCSFFPKLGAIVSTIPNPVLGGGMLLMFSMITISGLNLIYQNGKITERDIIIIAASLGIAFGLSHVPHVMQHLPNWFQNIFKQAIVGAFITSILLNIVLPKEKEGV
- a CDS encoding solute carrier family 23 protein, translated to MDVSKENIYRLEGRVPLRTAIPLGMQHVLAMYAGNLAPILVVTGILNIPPHIKVSLLQNAMFAAGAITFIQLHPIWKIGSGLPTVMGTGSAFIPVVIGVGGQFAAKGGNWMSGYAAILGATLVGGFMEFMLGFIVKPLHKFLPHVVTGTVVTTLGISLIPVGIRFVGGGVDIEQTAAYGRNNRR